The Nostoc sp. NIES-3756 DNA window ATTAGGGTTGGTGTCCTTTGTATTTGTGAGAACTGGTTACTTTACAGGATTAGTCGCAGTTTTATTGCTGATTTTGTTTATCAACTCAACAAAAATTACACCAGTGAGAGCAATTGGTGTAGTGCTGTTTTGTTGTGCATTTTTGTGGATGTTTGCGAGTACAGAATTTGGACAACAAAGACTCACCGAAATTTATGACACGCCTTTATTAAACCCCAACATTGATGTATCAAGGTCAATTATTTTGTCCTATGGAGATAGTAACAGCTTTAATTGGCGGATTGCTCATTGGACTTATTTAATCAATGCTTGGTCGCAATTTCCCATCTTGGGTTACGGTCTAGATACAAGTCCGTTGTTAGGTATACGCGATTTTAACACAGGGTCTGGTTATGCACCCCACAACGATTACATCCGCTTTCTTGTAGAGCAGGGAGTTGTTGGGTTGACAGGGTTTTTGTGTTTTTTAGTTGGTCAAGGCTGGTATCTTGTACATTTACTGAGAAATTCTCAATCAGTAAATTCTCGACGTAATTTATGTCTGATATTAATAGCTTTATTTGTAGCTAACATCGTGAGTATGCTAACTAGCAATATTATGGATGCTACTACATTCTTTTTCTACTGGTGGACTCTAGTGGCGATCGCTGGCTGGGGAAATGAATACTGGCGACCAAATTTAGCGACAAAATCTGCATAGTACAGATAGATATTGTGGCATCAGCGATGAGGATAATAGAGAAATGCTGCGTTCTTTAAATCAACCAAAGCACAAGCCAAGGTTAGTAGGAATTGACTTGTTTAGAGGTGTATCAGCGTTTGCTGTCATTGTCATTCATGCTGGCACATTAATGCGTTATTCTGGTTTACCCATGAATAACTTTACAGATACTCTTATAGAAACTAGCCGATTTGCTGTCCCTTTTTTCTTGGCTTCATCGTTTTATTTAATGACGAAAAAGTTATATGTGAATGAACAGCAAACTTCTTTCATATCCTTATTAAAATCAAGGTCACAAAGGCTGTTAGTGCCGTATTTTTTTTGGAGCCTGATTTATTTTGCGTTGCGTGTAGTAAAAACCTTGAGTGAGTCGGGGAGTATTAATAGTTTATTTCAAGACCCAGTTTTGTTAATTTTTCTAGGCGGTGCTTCTATTCATTTATATTTTTTACCCCTACTATTTACAGGTAGCTTTTTGATTATCTTGGCTGAATATTTAGTCAGCCGTCATATCAATTTAACAACGCTGATTTTCCTAGCCGTAGTTAGTATGACTATCTACGAATGGCAGATCATATCAGGTAATGACTTTAAATTCTTTGTAAAATTCGGTGTAGATTGTTTGGCAGAAGCCAATGCTTGCTCCATTGCTTACTTAAATATACAGAACCCGGTATTTCCCAATTATAGTAACCAAATTGTGCGACTTTTGTTTGTGGCGATCGCCTGGCTAATTAAATGTCTTCCTTACACATTATTAGCAATGGTTCTGAATCATCCACGTATCAAAAAAATTACTAGTAGTTTAAATATAAATTACGCCATATCTTTGTTAAGTTTGGCATTGGGCATCACTACACTATGGTTATTAAATTTACATAACATTTTGCCTTTCCCCCAATCTATATATGAATTAGGTACTGCCTTCTCTCTACTACTGTGTGGAATTGCTCTTTCTAATAAACTACCAGAATCAGATGTTATTGAAAATTTAGGGGTATCTTCTTTTGGAATTTACCTCATTCATTACTTAATCCTGACAATATACGTCACTGCCATGCCTAAAGTCTTACCCAATATAGCAATCTTACCTCCTGTAGTGACTATGTTATTGATATCTACTATTGGCTTTGTGACTAGCTGGCTGATAGTATCCAACCTGATGAAGATAAAAATAGTATCTAAAAACCTATTTAGTGCTTAACATAACATAAGTAACTGAGGAGGAGACAATGGGCGATAATTTTCTGAAAACTAACAACAACTATTTTAAAAATCAATTATCAAAATACCTTTACTTTATTAGGGGGATAGCAATTATCCTCGTAGTTATAGGTCACGTCATTGGCTATAACTTGACATATGGAATGCGCCAAGTATATAACTCCAATCTTTCTGTGTTAGGTTGGTTCTGCGATTTAATTAACACCTTCCATATGCCTACTTTCTTTGTAGTATCTGGAATTGCTTTTGCAGCTTTTAGCAAGAAAGATATTAGTTATAAAAAGTTTTTTACATCTAAATTTCAAAAGTTACTCATACCTCTGCTTGTTTGGTGTCCTCCTTATTTTATTCTGCAATCTTTATCTAAATCAAAATCATTTAGTTTTATTGACATTATCGACTCAATTATATATCCATACGAAATATTCTGGTTCATACATGTTTTAATTTTTGCAACTCTATTTGCTTTCCTATATTTTAAGAACCTGCAATCAGTTAATTTTTATCTTATTGTATCAATCAGCTTATTTACCCTGTCTGTCTTATTAAATAACGACCGTATTCAAGACTATCTATTTTGGAACATATTTTATGCTTTTGGGGTTTTTGCCACTAAGTATTTATTGCCAATAGAAACATTTCTGGTGAAAAATAGGAACGTACTTACTCAAGTTTTGCTTCCATGCTTGTGTGTAAGTATTATGGTAATTTGTGCATACTTCCTTCCTAAAGATGCAAACATTGATTATTTAAGGTTAATTAACGGTACGATAGGCTTCATCTTTTTATATCTCATATCCATTCAGTTAATTGGCAATTTAGAAAACAGTAGCCGCAAACCGACGACAACTTTAAACAGGATTATAGAATCCTGTCAGTATTGCGGTGCAGCTAGTATAGCCATCTATTTATTTCATGGTTATTTTACAGGTCTATCAAGAGCTATTTTATTAAAGGTTACTGGTTTACCCCATCCCATTGCCTACTTTGCGATTCTTTCCTTGATGGGAATTATCGGCCCACTAGTTATTTATGAAGCCTTAAGAACCAGAAGCAAACTATTTCTTTACTCGATAGGAGGAGCAAAATAAGCATCAATAGTTTACTAAAAAAATTGATAAAAGGAGTGATAATTAATGAATAATAAAGGTAGCAGTAAGCAAAAATT harbors:
- a CDS encoding acyltransferase family protein translates to MGDNFLKTNNNYFKNQLSKYLYFIRGIAIILVVIGHVIGYNLTYGMRQVYNSNLSVLGWFCDLINTFHMPTFFVVSGIAFAAFSKKDISYKKFFTSKFQKLLIPLLVWCPPYFILQSLSKSKSFSFIDIIDSIIYPYEIFWFIHVLIFATLFAFLYFKNLQSVNFYLIVSISLFTLSVLLNNDRIQDYLFWNIFYAFGVFATKYLLPIETFLVKNRNVLTQVLLPCLCVSIMVICAYFLPKDANIDYLRLINGTIGFIFLYLISIQLIGNLENSSRKPTTTLNRIIESCQYCGAASIAIYLFHGYFTGLSRAILLKVTGLPHPIAYFAILSLMGIIGPLVIYEALRTRSKLFLYSIGGAK
- a CDS encoding acyltransferase gives rise to the protein MLRSLNQPKHKPRLVGIDLFRGVSAFAVIVIHAGTLMRYSGLPMNNFTDTLIETSRFAVPFFLASSFYLMTKKLYVNEQQTSFISLLKSRSQRLLVPYFFWSLIYFALRVVKTLSESGSINSLFQDPVLLIFLGGASIHLYFLPLLFTGSFLIILAEYLVSRHINLTTLIFLAVVSMTIYEWQIISGNDFKFFVKFGVDCLAEANACSIAYLNIQNPVFPNYSNQIVRLLFVAIAWLIKCLPYTLLAMVLNHPRIKKITSSLNINYAISLLSLALGITTLWLLNLHNILPFPQSIYELGTAFSLLLCGIALSNKLPESDVIENLGVSSFGIYLIHYLILTIYVTAMPKVLPNIAILPPVVTMLLISTIGFVTSWLIVSNLMKIKIVSKNLFSA